One Sphingomonas sp. BT-65 genomic window carries:
- a CDS encoding VOC family protein: protein MSTKSIFINLPVRDLAKSTAFYEALGFTKNDMFSDDNASSMMWSENIVVMLLVRDYYSTFTTKPIADAHATSAMLIALSQDSREAVDAIVEKAGANGGQADVRAPQDLGFMYGRSFADPDGNVFEPMWMNPAGMGEG from the coding sequence ATGTCCACCAAGTCGATCTTCATCAACCTGCCCGTCCGCGATCTCGCCAAGTCGACCGCCTTCTACGAAGCGCTCGGCTTCACTAAGAACGACATGTTCAGCGATGACAACGCCTCGTCGATGATGTGGTCGGAGAACATCGTCGTGATGCTGCTGGTGCGCGACTATTACTCGACCTTCACCACCAAGCCGATCGCCGACGCCCACGCCACCAGCGCGATGCTGATCGCGCTGTCGCAGGACAGCCGCGAGGCGGTCGATGCGATCGTCGAGAAGGCCGGCGCCAATGGCGGCCAGGCCGATGTGCGCGCGCCGCAGGACCTGGGCTTCATGTACGGCCGCAGCTTCGCCGATCCCGACGGCAACGTGTTCGAGCCGATGTGGATGAACCCCGCGGGCATGGGCGAAGGGTGA
- the metE gene encoding 5-methyltetrahydropteroyltriglutamate--homocysteine S-methyltransferase, giving the protein MTVTIATLGFPRIGPRRELKFALESFWSGKSGETALLEAAAGLRTAAWARQTALGADWLPSNDFSLYDHVLDLSVMLGAIPARYGAADGEATLATYFAMARGTTGALEGCAHSHSLTACEMTKWFDTNYHYIVPELSAGQKLALGRLKVVEEYREAKAQGYETRPVLLGPVTWLSLVKAAGVDPFDTLDEVLGLYGVILGHLAHAGAEWVQIDEPILVTDLSEQQRRAFTRAYARLARSTPQIMLTTYFGGLGDNLTLAAALPVAGLHVDLVRAPEQLTSVLKAAPKSLALSLGVIDGRNIWRADLAALLDWIEPLAAERDLILAPSCSLLHVPVDLGLESKLDAEVRQWLAFAVQKVEELTILKRALNEGRAAVAAELEASSQAAANRRTSPRIHDEAVAARIAAITPDMRERRSDHATRIAAQADVLGLPLFPTTTIGSFPQTAEVRRARAEHNRGNLDAAAYEAFLRAETLRTIRWQEEAGLDMLVHGEFERNDMVQYFGEQLAGFAFTVNGWVQSYGSRCVRPPILYGDVSRPAPMTVEWWRYAQSLTDKPVKGMLTGPVTILNWSFVRDDQPREASCRQIALAIRDEVQDLEAAGCQAIQIDEAALREGLPLRRKDWQPYLDWAVDSFRLSAAGVADVTQIHTHMCYSEFNDILPSIGAMDTDVISIETARSQMELLEGFAAYDYPSAIGPGVYDIHAPRVPGKDEMVALMRLAQLHLKPAQLWVNPDCGLKTRKWEEVRPAIDAMVAAARTLRAEVAVVA; this is encoded by the coding sequence ATGACCGTCACCATCGCCACGCTCGGCTTCCCGCGCATCGGCCCGCGCCGCGAGCTCAAGTTCGCGCTCGAATCCTTCTGGTCGGGCAAGTCCGGCGAAACCGCCCTGCTCGAAGCCGCCGCGGGTCTCCGCACCGCCGCCTGGGCGCGCCAGACCGCGCTCGGCGCCGACTGGCTGCCGTCGAACGATTTCTCGCTCTACGACCATGTCCTCGACTTGAGCGTGATGCTCGGTGCGATCCCCGCCCGCTACGGCGCAGCGGACGGCGAGGCGACGCTCGCCACCTATTTTGCGATGGCCCGCGGCACCACCGGCGCGTTGGAAGGCTGCGCCCATTCGCACAGCCTCACCGCGTGCGAGATGACCAAATGGTTCGACACCAACTACCATTACATCGTCCCCGAGCTTTCCGCCGGACAGAAGCTCGCGCTCGGCCGCCTCAAGGTGGTCGAGGAATATCGCGAGGCCAAGGCGCAGGGTTATGAGACGCGCCCCGTCCTGCTCGGCCCGGTCACCTGGCTCAGCCTGGTGAAAGCCGCGGGAGTCGATCCGTTCGACACTCTCGACGAAGTACTCGGCCTCTACGGCGTGATCCTGGGTCACCTCGCCCATGCCGGCGCCGAATGGGTTCAGATCGACGAGCCGATCCTGGTCACCGACCTCAGCGAGCAGCAGCGTCGCGCCTTCACCCGCGCCTATGCCCGGCTCGCGCGCTCGACGCCGCAGATCATGCTCACCACCTATTTCGGCGGGCTCGGCGACAACCTCACCCTCGCAGCGGCGCTGCCCGTCGCAGGCCTGCACGTCGATCTCGTCCGCGCGCCCGAGCAGCTGACATCCGTGCTCAAGGCCGCGCCCAAGTCGCTCGCTTTGTCGCTCGGCGTGATCGACGGCCGCAACATCTGGCGCGCCGATCTCGCCGCCTTGCTCGACTGGATCGAGCCGCTCGCGGCCGAGCGCGACCTGATCCTCGCGCCATCCTGCTCGCTGCTCCACGTCCCCGTCGATCTCGGTCTGGAGAGCAAGCTCGATGCCGAAGTCAGGCAGTGGCTCGCCTTCGCCGTCCAGAAGGTCGAGGAGCTCACCATCCTCAAGCGCGCGCTCAACGAAGGCCGCGCCGCCGTCGCCGCCGAGCTGGAGGCGTCGTCGCAGGCTGCCGCCAACCGCCGCACTTCGCCGCGCATCCACGACGAAGCCGTCGCCGCGCGCATCGCCGCGATCACCCCCGACATGCGCGAGCGCCGCTCGGATCATGCCACCCGCATCGCCGCGCAAGCCGACGTACTGGGCCTTCCGCTCTTCCCCACCACCACGATCGGCTCCTTCCCGCAAACCGCCGAGGTCCGCCGCGCCCGCGCCGAGCACAATCGCGGGAATCTCGACGCCGCTGCCTATGAGGCGTTCCTGCGCGCCGAGACGCTGCGCACGATCCGCTGGCAGGAGGAGGCCGGGCTCGACATGCTCGTCCATGGCGAGTTCGAGCGCAACGACATGGTCCAGTATTTCGGCGAGCAGCTCGCCGGCTTCGCCTTCACCGTGAATGGCTGGGTCCAGTCCTACGGCTCGCGCTGCGTGCGCCCGCCGATCCTCTACGGCGACGTCTCGCGCCCTGCACCGATGACGGTCGAATGGTGGCGCTACGCCCAGTCGCTCACCGACAAGCCGGTCAAGGGCATGCTCACCGGCCCGGTGACGATCCTCAACTGGAGCTTCGTGCGCGACGACCAGCCGCGCGAAGCCTCGTGCCGCCAGATCGCGCTCGCGATCCGCGACGAGGTGCAGGACCTCGAGGCGGCGGGCTGCCAGGCGATCCAGATCGACGAGGCCGCGCTACGCGAGGGCCTGCCGCTGCGCCGCAAGGACTGGCAGCCCTATCTCGACTGGGCGGTCGACAGCTTCCGCCTCTCCGCCGCGGGCGTCGCCGATGTCACCCAGATCCACACCCATATGTGCTATTCGGAGTTCAACGACATCCTGCCCTCGATCGGCGCGATGGACACCGACGTGATCTCGATCGAGACCGCGCGCTCGCAGATGGAGCTGCTCGAGGGCTTCGCGGCCTATGACTATCCCAGCGCGATCGGCCCCGGGGTGTACGACATCCACGCCCCGCGTGTGCCGGGCAAGGACGAGATGGTCGCGCTGATGCGGCTGGCGCAGCTCCACCTCAAGCCTGCGCAGCTCTGGGTGAACCCCGATTGCGGCCTCAAGACCCGCAAATGGGAGGAAGTGCGCCCCGCGATCGACGCGATGGTCGCCGCCGCCCGCACGCTCCGCGCCGAAGTGGCGGTGGTAGCGTAG
- a CDS encoding acyl-CoA thioesterase yields MPHSDEPIVRLIDMVFPGDTNHHGTLFGGVALAHMDKVAFLAASRHGRAPFVTAASQRIDFAAPARAGEMVEASGRIVRIGTSALDVEVTLVAEAPVSGERRLCTRGVFTLVAVKGPDTHLPLPPLTPPTPPEPGVLRMAEMVFPPQTNHYGTLYGGDALKMMGKAAFIAATRHARAVMVMAASDRVDFTRPIRAGETVELVSRIRMTGRSSVAVGVELWSEDLLSGERRHAATAAFTMVAVGPDGKATPIRGAG; encoded by the coding sequence ATGCCCCACTCCGACGAACCGATCGTCCGCCTGATCGACATGGTCTTTCCGGGCGATACCAACCACCACGGCACGCTCTTCGGCGGCGTGGCGCTCGCGCATATGGACAAGGTCGCGTTCCTCGCCGCCAGCCGGCACGGGCGCGCGCCCTTCGTCACCGCGGCCTCGCAACGCATCGACTTCGCCGCCCCGGCACGCGCCGGCGAGATGGTCGAGGCGTCGGGCCGCATCGTCCGCATCGGCACCAGCGCGCTCGACGTCGAGGTGACCCTGGTCGCCGAAGCCCCGGTCAGCGGCGAGCGGCGCCTGTGCACGCGCGGCGTGTTCACCCTCGTCGCGGTCAAGGGTCCGGACACGCATCTGCCCCTTCCCCCGCTCACCCCGCCGACGCCTCCGGAGCCCGGCGTGCTGCGCATGGCCGAGATGGTCTTCCCGCCGCAGACCAACCACTACGGCACCCTCTATGGCGGCGATGCCTTGAAAATGATGGGCAAGGCCGCCTTCATCGCCGCCACCCGCCATGCCCGCGCGGTGATGGTGATGGCCGCCTCCGACCGCGTCGACTTCACCCGTCCGATCCGCGCCGGCGAGACGGTCGAGCTGGTCTCGCGCATCCGCATGACCGGGCGCAGCTCGGTCGCGGTCGGGGTCGAGCTCTGGTCCGAGGACCTGCTCTCCGGCGAGCGCCGCCATGCCGCCACCGCAGCCTTCACGATGGTGGCGGTGGGGCCGGACGGGAAGGCCACGCCGATCCGCGGCGCCGGGTGA
- a CDS encoding SRPBCC domain-containing protein, producing the protein MTSATKPAPPPVLRLMRVFDAPRDLVWLAWTRPEMTVAWLGPVEWPAVKVEQDLRVGGAWRACLRSPEDGRVLWQGGTYREVVAPERLVYTFKWDSDDHEDGVPVDTLVTALFAELPDNRTHLDFTHEGLKSAESLAGHRHGWTSTFSRFDAWLAQQERNR; encoded by the coding sequence ATGACGAGCGCCACTAAGCCCGCGCCGCCGCCGGTGCTTCGCCTGATGCGCGTGTTCGATGCGCCGCGCGACCTGGTCTGGCTCGCCTGGACCCGGCCCGAGATGACCGTCGCCTGGCTCGGCCCGGTCGAGTGGCCCGCGGTCAAGGTCGAGCAGGACCTGCGCGTCGGCGGCGCGTGGCGCGCCTGCCTGCGCTCGCCCGAGGACGGCCGCGTGTTGTGGCAAGGCGGCACCTATCGCGAGGTCGTGGCGCCAGAGCGGCTGGTCTATACCTTCAAATGGGACAGCGACGATCATGAGGACGGCGTGCCCGTCGATACGCTGGTCACCGCGCTGTTCGCCGAGCTTCCCGACAATCGCACGCATCTCGACTTCACCCATGAAGGGCTCAAGTCGGCGGAAAGCCTTGCCGGGCATCGCCATGGCTGGACGAGCACCTTCTCGCGCTTCGACGCTTGGCTCGCACAACAGGAGAGGAATCGATGA
- a CDS encoding DoxX family protein, which yields MNTTTPAMLWTGRVLTGLFALFMLGASVAPKLLMLPIAEETMAQLGWPAGYAFMIGIFELAFLVLYLIPQTRILGAVLMMALLGGAMATQIRAGSPLFSHILFSVYLGLFMWGGLWLRDPQLRALFPFASTPKA from the coding sequence ATGAACACCACCACCCCGGCAATGCTGTGGACCGGCCGCGTCCTGACCGGCCTGTTCGCGCTGTTCATGCTCGGCGCCTCGGTCGCGCCCAAGCTGCTGATGCTGCCGATCGCCGAAGAGACCATGGCGCAGCTCGGCTGGCCCGCCGGCTATGCCTTCATGATCGGCATCTTCGAGCTGGCCTTCCTCGTGCTCTACCTCATCCCGCAGACCCGCATTCTCGGCGCGGTGCTGATGATGGCGCTGCTCGGCGGCGCGATGGCGACGCAGATCCGCGCCGGCAGCCCGCTGTTCAGCCACATCCTGTTCAGCGTCTATCTCGGCCTGTTCATGTGGGGCGGGCTGTGGCTGCGCGATCCCCAGCTGCGCGCGCTGTTCCCCTTCGCATCCACCCCCAAGGCCTGA
- a CDS encoding helix-turn-helix transcriptional regulator codes for MHSDPLSTQFAALADPTRRAILARLAQGEASVNELAEPFDMSLPAVSRHIKVLENAGLISRGRTAQWRPAKFEPLAMKSIADWLDQYRHFWESSFDRLDAYLKYIQTAGGNDERH; via the coding sequence ATGCACAGCGATCCCTTGAGCACCCAGTTCGCCGCCCTCGCCGATCCCACCCGCCGCGCGATCCTCGCCCGGCTGGCGCAGGGCGAGGCGTCGGTGAACGAACTCGCCGAGCCGTTCGACATGAGCCTTCCGGCGGTGTCGCGGCACATCAAGGTGCTGGAGAATGCCGGGCTGATCAGCCGCGGCCGCACCGCGCAATGGCGCCCGGCGAAGTTCGAGCCGCTGGCGATGAAGAGCATCGCCGACTGGCTCGACCAGTACCGCCATTTCTGGGAGTCGAGCTTCGACCGGCTCGACGCCTATCTCAAATATATCCAGACGGCGGGCGGCAATGACGAGCGCCACTAA
- a CDS encoding TonB-dependent siderophore receptor gives MTIRTALVRASVSALLLSVSLPALAQDQAQNQTASAPEVGTQDDEIIVTGRAGAGERTKLETSYAITTLSNDMLRSRAPSSVTETLKSVPGFWVEASGGEGSGNVRARGIPVDGFGSINLLEDGLPVQHDPALGYLNADQAFRIDESIDRIEVVRGGPSSVFYSNAPGGVVNYITRRATDEVTGNARLLYGPTADLYRFDGWVGVPVAEGWSVDVGGFYRHERGVRDPGYTGNKGGQIRAAVHGEFAGGRTSISYKHLADNAIFYTGIPLTKDSEGDVVGLPGFDPHYDTTASRQTRRLTLKSATGPVDFRQEEGSRIRLDQLSWITDWEFGDGWKLSHKLRYRESDTVRNGVYPASVSTATALLNTYRPQVLAAFPGATSVQLRYVDDGSAFDVTGQNGNGDVFINAARPVTIEESELLNDVRIAHQFEAAGTHDVAVGVYYAYIDETFRRYSASTVQDVSGNSRLLNLVALNAAGQVVGALTENGVARYGSEFANGYGSQNTFAVYASDEWQITPQLRIDGGLRYEEVTTRGAQEGSRTVNLGNAATLADDSVLTGNGVFTPFSRKFDRLGWTLGADWQFAERAGVFARYTSAFRLPSVGSFITSATAQPVTQGIDMWEAGLKYSSRFLSLYATAFLTDFDSFGIGNTRFDPVTQGYVSQTVYTDTRSYGVEFEGTVRPAPWFDFTLNATWQDPTFRNLRYDELGQDNSTTPPTPTLIPRDYSGNQLLRVPRLALRATPAVTLFGDRLRAQADVEYYSKRYADAANISELPAYTVVNASVRFKVTESIQLWAYGDNLTNTIGLTEGNPRAGELTSGQANDLLFIGRPILGRNFRFAVDFKF, from the coding sequence ATGACCATCCGCACGGCGCTTGTTCGCGCCAGCGTTTCCGCGCTCCTGCTTTCCGTCAGCCTGCCCGCCCTGGCGCAGGACCAGGCGCAGAACCAGACGGCGAGCGCGCCCGAGGTCGGCACCCAGGATGACGAGATCATCGTCACCGGCCGCGCCGGCGCCGGCGAGCGCACCAAGCTCGAGACCAGCTACGCGATCACCACGCTGTCGAACGACATGCTGCGCTCGCGCGCGCCGTCGAGCGTGACCGAGACGCTGAAGTCGGTCCCCGGCTTCTGGGTCGAGGCGTCGGGCGGCGAGGGCTCCGGCAACGTCCGCGCGCGCGGCATCCCGGTCGATGGTTTCGGCTCGATCAACCTGCTCGAGGACGGCCTCCCCGTGCAGCACGATCCCGCGCTCGGCTATCTCAACGCCGACCAGGCCTTCCGCATCGACGAGTCGATCGACCGGATCGAGGTCGTTCGCGGCGGCCCGTCATCGGTCTTCTACTCGAACGCCCCGGGCGGCGTGGTCAACTACATCACCCGCCGCGCGACCGACGAGGTGACCGGCAACGCCCGCCTGCTCTACGGCCCGACCGCCGATCTCTACCGCTTCGACGGCTGGGTCGGCGTACCGGTAGCCGAGGGCTGGTCGGTCGATGTCGGCGGCTTCTACCGCCATGAGCGCGGCGTGCGCGATCCCGGCTATACCGGCAACAAGGGCGGCCAGATCCGCGCCGCGGTGCATGGCGAGTTCGCCGGCGGCCGCACCTCGATCAGCTACAAGCACCTCGCCGACAACGCGATCTTCTACACCGGCATCCCGCTGACCAAGGACAGCGAGGGCGACGTGGTCGGCCTGCCCGGCTTCGACCCGCATTACGACACCACCGCCAGCCGCCAGACCCGCCGCCTGACGCTCAAGAGCGCCACCGGCCCGGTCGACTTCCGCCAGGAGGAAGGCTCGCGCATCCGCCTCGACCAGCTGAGCTGGATCACCGACTGGGAGTTCGGCGACGGCTGGAAGCTCAGCCACAAGCTGCGCTACCGCGAGTCCGACACAGTGCGCAACGGCGTCTATCCTGCCTCGGTCAGCACTGCGACCGCGCTGCTCAACACCTATCGCCCGCAAGTCCTCGCCGCCTTCCCGGGCGCGACCAGCGTCCAGCTGCGCTATGTCGATGACGGCAGCGCGTTCGACGTCACCGGCCAGAACGGCAATGGCGACGTGTTCATCAACGCCGCGCGCCCGGTGACGATCGAGGAGAGCGAGCTGCTCAACGACGTGCGCATCGCGCACCAGTTCGAGGCAGCGGGGACGCACGATGTCGCGGTCGGCGTTTATTACGCCTATATCGACGAGACCTTCCGCCGCTACTCGGCCTCGACCGTGCAGGACGTGTCGGGCAATTCGCGCCTGCTCAACCTCGTCGCCTTGAACGCCGCGGGCCAGGTGGTCGGCGCGCTCACCGAGAACGGCGTCGCACGCTACGGCTCCGAGTTCGCCAACGGCTATGGCTCGCAGAATACCTTCGCGGTCTATGCCTCGGACGAGTGGCAGATCACACCGCAGCTGCGCATCGACGGCGGCCTGCGCTATGAGGAAGTCACCACCCGCGGCGCGCAGGAAGGCAGCCGCACCGTCAACCTCGGCAACGCCGCGACGCTTGCTGACGACAGCGTGCTCACCGGCAACGGCGTGTTCACCCCGTTCAGCCGCAAGTTCGACCGGCTCGGCTGGACGCTCGGCGCCGACTGGCAGTTCGCCGAGCGCGCGGGCGTCTTCGCGCGCTACACCTCCGCCTTCCGCCTGCCCAGCGTCGGCAGCTTCATCACCAGCGCCACCGCGCAGCCGGTGACCCAGGGCATCGACATGTGGGAAGCGGGGCTCAAATACAGCTCGCGCTTCCTCAGCCTCTACGCGACCGCTTTCCTCACCGACTTCGACTCCTTCGGCATCGGCAACACCCGTTTCGATCCGGTGACTCAGGGCTATGTCAGCCAGACCGTCTACACCGACACGCGTTCCTACGGCGTCGAGTTCGAGGGCACGGTGCGCCCCGCCCCGTGGTTCGACTTCACGCTCAACGCGACCTGGCAGGACCCGACCTTCCGCAACCTGCGCTATGACGAGCTCGGTCAGGACAATTCGACGACGCCGCCAACCCCGACGCTGATCCCGCGCGACTATTCGGGCAATCAGTTGCTGCGCGTGCCGCGCCTCGCGTTGCGCGCCACCCCGGCGGTCACCCTGTTCGGCGACCGCCTGCGCGCGCAGGCGGATGTCGAATATTATTCGAAGCGCTATGCCGATGCCGCCAACATCTCCGAGCTGCCCGCCTATACCGTGGTCAACGCCAGTGTCCGCTTCAAGGTGACCGAGAGCATCCAGCTCTGGGCCTATGGCGACAACCTCACCAACACGATCGGCCTGACCGAGGGCAATCCGCGCGCGGGCGAGCTAACCAGCGGCCAGGCCAACGACCTCTTGTTCATCGGCCGCCCGATCCTTGGCCGCAACTTCCGCTTCGCCGTGGACTTCAAGTTCTGA
- a CDS encoding VOC family protein: protein MPTPPPFAPPFKMRGIDHIVLRVVDLPRMLAFYHDVLGCTDEREQEAIGLYQLRAGAALIDLVTIDGRLGARGGAAPGAEGRNLDHFALAIDPFDDAALRAHLAAHGVEIVEEGPRYGAEGEGPSIYVRDPEGNVIELKGPTEH, encoded by the coding sequence ATGCCGACGCCTCCGCCCTTCGCCCCACCGTTCAAGATGCGCGGGATCGATCACATCGTCCTGCGCGTCGTCGATCTCCCGCGCATGCTTGCCTTCTACCACGACGTGCTCGGCTGCACCGACGAGCGCGAGCAAGAAGCGATCGGCCTCTACCAGCTCCGCGCCGGCGCCGCGCTGATCGATCTGGTGACGATCGACGGCAGGCTCGGCGCGCGCGGCGGCGCAGCGCCGGGCGCGGAAGGCCGCAACCTCGATCATTTCGCGCTGGCGATCGACCCGTTCGATGATGCCGCTCTGCGCGCGCACCTTGCCGCTCACGGCGTCGAGATCGTCGAGGAGGGCCCGCGCTACGGCGCCGAGGGCGAAGGCCCCTCGATCTATGTCCGCGACCCCGAGGGCAATGTGATCGAGCTCAAGGGCCCGACCGAACATTGA